One part of the Gossypium raimondii isolate GPD5lz chromosome 1, ASM2569854v1, whole genome shotgun sequence genome encodes these proteins:
- the LOC105786307 gene encoding transcription repressor OFP6, whose protein sequence is MSSNKKKLVLNTVSVSLGCSSSCLKPKLTSFFNPKPKLKLKIKPKSHSLCNNYSSSSSSTKKTTHCSLSENETGTSFSPGTDTAMYWDMDIDTDGPDSASKCSMATVRGFGHVGGDSLAVEKDSDDPYLDFRQSMLQMILEKEIYSKDDLKELLNCFLQLNSPYHHGIIVRAFTEIWNGVFSVKPGSGTGTSPEMRFGLRPRQF, encoded by the coding sequence ATGTCAAGCAACAAGAAAAAGCTGGTTCTGAACACAGTTTCAGTGAGCTTAGGCTGCAGCAGCAGTTGCTTGAAACCCAAGCTGACAAGCTTTTTCAATCCAAAACCCAAACTGAAActtaaaatcaaaccaaaatctCATTCTCTTTGCAACAATTACTCTTCTTCAAGTTCATCCACCAAGAAAACAACCCATTGTTCCTTGTCTGAAAATGAAACTGGTACCTCTTTTTCTCCAGGTACAGACACTGCTATGTACTGGGACATGGATATCGACACAGACGGTCCGGACAGTGCTAGCAAGTGTTCAATGGCGACAGTACGAGGTTTTGGTCATGTCGGAGGTGACAGCTTGGCGGTGGAGAAAGATTCTGATGATCCTTATTTGGATTTCAGGCAGTCAATGTTACAAATGATATTGGAGAAAGAGATATATTCTAAAGATGATTTAAAAGAGCTTCTCAATTGTTTCCTGCAGTTGAATTCGCCTTACCATCATGGGATCATTGTTAGAGCTTTCACCGAGATCTGGAATGGAGTATTCTCCGTCAAGCCTGGTTCCGGCACCGGTACTTCGCCGGAGATGCGTTTTGGGCTTAGGCCACGACAGTTCTAG